The following are from one region of the Heptranchias perlo isolate sHepPer1 chromosome 24, sHepPer1.hap1, whole genome shotgun sequence genome:
- the LOC137341752 gene encoding legumain-like: MMTGMDSVPQCDVPVSILQHRINAAKDPEETAKLQKELEQLLERRELIRQTVQQIVRLSTDSEEQAERVLTAKQCLMERDNYRAAVEYFRVQCFDWHKQECEYARHQLSVFVNLCEERIPLARIKEAIDQVSEKLKK; this comes from the exons ATGATGACCGGAATGGATTCTGTGCCCCAGTGCGATGTACCTGTCTCCATCCTTCAACATCGGATCAATGCTGCTAAGGACCCAGAGGAGACTGCGAAGCTTCAGAAAGAGTTGGAGCAGCTCCTTGAG AGGAGAGAGCTGATTCGGCAGACCGTACAGCAGATTGTCCGACTGAGCACGGACTCTGAGGAACAGGCAGAGCGTGTGCTCACCGCGAAACAGTGCCTCATGGAGCGGGACAATTACCGAGCTGCCGTGGAGTATTTCCGAGTTCAGTGCTTCGACTGGCACAAGCAGGAG TGTGAGTATGCTCGCCACCAGCTGAGTGTCTTCGTCAATCTGTGTGAGGAACGGATCCCACTGGCACG GATCAAGGAAGCGATTGACCAAGTGAGCGAGAAGCTGAAGAAATGA